One bacterium genomic window carries:
- the nuoD gene encoding NADH dehydrogenase (quinone) subunit D, with protein sequence MNKVHEMLINMGPQHPATHGVLRLLLTLDGERIIYPEAHIGYLHRGIEKLAEEKRYAQFLPITDRLDYLSAPLNNLAYCLAVEKLAGIDVPKRADYIRMILAELSRIASHLVWLGTSALDLGAFTPFLYTFREREIILDIFEDYCGARLTTSCIRIGGVPFDFDDKIIEKIKDFIKIFPKKIDEYEGLLTKNPIFLKRTQNVGIIPKDVAINYGVSGPSLRGSGVCFDIRKQEPYCAYNEVDFITPTGRGIGDVYDRYLVRVFEMKEATHIIKQAIANMPDGEIKADIPKIVPPPKDRVGNEIEALIHHFILMERGFEIPKGEAYRSIESSKGELGFYIISDGSNIPYRLKIRAPSFVNISCLPSIEKGAMVADMVAIIGSLDIVLGEIDR encoded by the coding sequence ATGAATAAGGTTCATGAAATGCTTATCAATATGGGTCCTCAGCACCCAGCTACCCATGGAGTTTTAAGGCTTCTTTTAACCCTTGATGGTGAAAGAATTATTTATCCAGAAGCACATATTGGCTATCTCCATCGTGGGATTGAAAAGCTTGCTGAGGAAAAGAGATATGCTCAATTCCTTCCCATAACAGATAGGCTTGATTATCTATCAGCACCCTTAAATAACCTTGCATATTGCCTTGCTGTTGAAAAGCTTGCAGGAATTGATGTGCCAAAAAGGGCAGATTATATTAGAATGATATTGGCTGAGCTTTCCAGGATTGCCTCACACCTTGTCTGGCTTGGAACATCTGCTTTAGACCTTGGTGCATTTACACCATTCCTCTATACATTCAGGGAGAGGGAGATTATCCTTGATATATTTGAGGATTATTGCGGGGCAAGGCTTACCACATCCTGTATAAGAATTGGAGGCGTTCCTTTTGATTTTGATGATAAAATCATTGAAAAAATAAAGGATTTTATAAAAATATTTCCCAAGAAGATAGATGAATACGAGGGGCTTCTTACAAAAAACCCAATTTTTCTTAAAAGAACCCAAAATGTTGGGATAATCCCAAAGGATGTGGCAATAAACTATGGCGTCTCTGGACCATCCCTTCGTGGAAGCGGCGTTTGTTTTGATATAAGAAAGCAAGAGCCATATTGTGCTTACAATGAGGTTGATTTTATTACACCCACCGGAAGGGGTATTGGCGATGTCTATGACCGGTATCTGGTAAGGGTTTTTGAGATGAAAGAGGCAACCCATATTATCAAACAGGCAATAGCTAATATGCCAGATGGCGAAATTAAAGCAGACATTCCAAAGATAGTCCCACCACCTAAAGATAGGGTAGGGAATGAGATTGAGGCTTTAATTCATCACTTTATCCTTATGGAAAGAGGGTTTGAGATTCCTAAGGGGGAGGCTTATAGAAGCATTGAATCCTCAAAGGGAGAGCTTGGGTTTTATATCATCTCAGATGGCTCTAATATACCTTATAGGTTAAAGATAAGGGCACCATCCTTTGTCAATATCTCCTGCCTTCCTTCCATTGAAAAGGGGGCAATGGTGGCTGATATGGTTGCCATCATTGGAAGCCTTGATATTGTCTTAGGCGAGATAGATAGATAG